One segment of Gopherus flavomarginatus isolate rGopFla2 chromosome 8, rGopFla2.mat.asm, whole genome shotgun sequence DNA contains the following:
- the LOC127057044 gene encoding LOW QUALITY PROTEIN: tRNA (guanine-N(7)-)-methyltransferase-like (The sequence of the model RefSeq protein was modified relative to this genomic sequence to represent the inferred CDS: inserted 1 base in 1 codon) has product MARDPPQKRFYRQWAHSNPLADHTLRYPTKPEEMNWAEHYPEFFAPLTRDDCHDDPKDSEERAKPVAQVEFTDIGCGYGGLLVELSPLFPNTLMLGLEIRVKVSDYVRDRIQSLRASHPGQYQNIACIRSNAMKHLPNFFHKGQLAKMFFLFPDSHFKKTKHKWQIISSTLLAEYAYVLRIGGLVYTITDVEEVHEWMVGHFRGHPLFVQVPLEDLGSDPIVRRLGTSTKEGKKVQQNSGKTXPAVFQHIEAEALQGALGTEPCQGAPDT; this is encoded by the exons ATGGCGAGGGACCCGCCCCAGAAGCGCTTCTACCGGCAGTGGGCTCACTCCAACCCCCTGGCGGACCACACATTGCGCTATCCCACAAAACCCGAGGAAATGAACTGGGCTGAGCACTACCCTGAGTTCTTCGCCCCGTTGACCAGAGATGACTGTCACGATGACCCGAAGGACTCTGAGGAGAGAGCGAAGCCTGTGGCACAAGTCGAATTCACTGATATTGGCTGCGGTTATGGGGGCTTGTTGGTCGAGTTGTCACCCCTCTTCCCCAACACCTTAATGCTGGGCTTGGAGATCCGAGTGAAGGTCTCGGATTACGTCCGCGACCGGATCCAGTCTCTGAGAGCATCCCATCCCGGGCAGTACCAGAACATCGCCTGTATCCGCAGCAATGCCATGAAGCACCTGCCCAACTTCTTTCACAAGGGGCAGCTGGCCAAGATGTTCTTCCTTTTCCCGGACTCGCACTTCAAGAAGACCAAGCACAAGTGGCAGATCATCAGCTCTACGCTGCTGGCTGAATACGCCTATGTCCTGCGCATTGGGGGCCTGGTGTATACCATAACCGACGTGGAAGAGGTGCATGAGTGGATGGTCGGGCACTTCAGAGGGCACCCGCTCTTCGTCCAGGTGCCCTTGGAGGACTTGGGCAGCGACCCTATCGTGAGGCGCCTGGGGACCTCCACCAAGGAGGGAAAGAAAGTCCAGCAGAACAGCGGCAAGA TCCCTGCTGTCTTCCAGCACATCGAAGCCGAAGCCCTGCAGGGGGCATTGGGCACAGAGCCGTGCCAGGGGGCTCCAGACACGTGA